From Onychostoma macrolepis isolate SWU-2019 chromosome 05, ASM1243209v1, whole genome shotgun sequence:
CGAGTACGAGTACAGGAGCTCAGTATCGGGCCTGATaccagtatcggtatcggtgcatccctagtctATAGGGAAAAATCTATTCCCTTAATATTATCTAATATGAATTCTACAAGTTAGACTAAattttacacaataaataaGACAATAAAACGTGATCAATTCTAGTAAAGGTGGTCATGAGTagtttaaaaagattttaatataatgtatgtatatatgtttaatatatggTTCAAGACTGTTTTCTCCTCTTTTCATCAGTCTTTTTAGTTAATTGCCTTTTTAGATACTGTTCGACTTTCTCCATAGCATTTTAAAGTGGCTGTTTCTCTAAATAATTCAAACAGATCACATATTTGAACATCAGCTTCGCGATAGGAATGGTTCGCGCAAATCTTATCACACTTCTCATACCTGCAAACTCACAAGAGGTCAAAAAGGTGACGTAGTTCGGAATATAAACCTTGTAGGGGGGTCTGGGGGCAACCCTCTCCAACCCCTGACGCAAATTTTGGAGAATTTAACACGTAAATGAAGCGTTCTGGTGCActctgacaaaaaaataaaggaaaaagaCAACATATGCTTCAAgtaaaaaagcacatttatacCTCCatattagggctgggcggtatatcgagtttgtacgatatatcgatatattctttataagcgatacgGTATGAGGCAATACCGTTTATATcgatatacagtagtttgagacgagcgcatctgaaaaaTAAAGCAGATGACACAGACTCAGctgctgcggagaaagtgcataatcCAATTTGTTCTAAACATATGACAAGCTTTATATCAAGGGCTATAAAAAGAAACTCGCAAGATATAGTATAGTTtctctgacagaaaggctgcgtCTGCCGCTGACAGAGACTCTACATgagctgtttaatgtgtttgagatgtgctgttttccttaatgcataacttacattttaaaggtatattctccatctttaaATGTGAGAAAGTcgtggaaatatttccattttgctgtcaggagtgcACGAGCCTTCTTCTTTGCTAATCTctgctaaacttcacagacttcagTGAACGAGCACCACCATGCGCATGCACGCCAAACAGACAGCGCAATGAAATAGGTGCGcaataattctgactaaaatatatatttcgctgaaatatttgtagtcaATGCGgagatgtgttgatgtgtgtgCGGCGCGCGTCTGAGTGAAAGACTGCAGTTTCCGAAGTGAGGAGGGAATATTACTGAATTTATTAGTTTTCTGTTTCAGGTATGATTCTGTGTGTCCATCAGTTTACACTGTAATGACGCTTGCAAACTCGCGCTGTGCCGCGAATCGgtctgttttaaaattaaaagaaggAAAACAGAAGTTTTCTCAAGCTGAGAGATAAgcagatgtatgtgtgtgagaaaatatcatatatggtgtttaaaaataaatgacagcgGATGATAAgagctctgtttttatttaagctcCAATAGAGGAGAGGCAGGTTCGGAACATTCTCTTGCTGTTTACTGTTGCTGTCAGGAACTATTTTTTAGCGGAAGGACAGCATTTAATGAACTTGCTtcaaaaagtaacatttcaatacatacattttgggttttaatatttttattgtgtggtaaccgttttataaaagcaataaggtacTCGAGGCCTtgctgtatcgtgaataaatcACGGCTGAAGGGGTTGCAGGCACTCCGCTTTGCGTCGTGCCTAACAACGCCCTTCAGCCGTgatttattcacgatacagcaTGGCCTCTCGTACCTTATTGCTTACATATACCATATATCGCAAATCGGCCAAAAAATATCGAGATTTGAGCTGTGCGATTTGGGGAAAATATCTAATTGCGATTTTTTTGACAGATATTGCAATTGCGATTTGATTTGCgattttaattttgcaaagTCAAGCTTCAGCTCAATATTGTCAGTAGTGTGCAGCACAGTATGGGTATTGTtctttgctgaaaaaaacaatagaaaccatcacagaaattcttatggtttccattaaaaccattacaaaattcctttttgtagtgtgtttttggCATTGTTGCAATAGGAATTACTGTTGCTCTACTGGTTCCCATCTGCCAGAttacatcccaccaatagaatccatcaaatgccagtagacaccattatattcaaaccaatacaattcccattataaccctttataattataacccattacattttctattgtgttttgggaggGGTTCTatagtttttttcagcagggaagaTTATAATGGTATTACTACTTTTACAGAATTTACTTAATTACTGAATTTCACCAgaaagatttgtttattttgtgtaaataaagaactgtatTACTTTAGTCAATTATTCAAGTATTACATAGGTTACATaggctgatttattcatttttaagtatttgGGATTTTAAGAACAAGTGGAAAATGTGCTGAATGTTTCATTTCATCCAAGTGAAATTAGCAAAGCAGTTAGActgaatttacatttgtttcaaACGCGGAGCCAGGCGCGAGTTGACACCGGTTGCGCGCATGCGTCAAGCCTCGTCCATACTGCCAGATGCGCTCGTGCTGAGTGTGATTACATAGAAttcatattacataaaaatatttcatattacataaaattttCTTTAGTATTACTTTGCCTGACTTTACTTTGCCTATCTGACCTTGTAGATGCCATAATCCCACTCGCGCGCactttctgttttctgtttttttttttttttttgccactcAAGGCTGGCAGTCATACATTTGCGTTTGATCTGGAACAGAGAATATTGCGTCCACATTGCAGGCTTTGCGATTAGTAAAATCGCAACATCTCAAATCGCGATTGCGGTTCGATTAATCGCACAGCCCTAAtcgagatatgaatttttgcccatattgcccagccctacGCCATATAACTCCATCTTTTCACTGCAGAGGAAACAGAAgatgcatctgaagtggcattagatgcatttacacagactgtttgAAGAAGCTGAAGTGCCATAAATGCTTACAtcacaaaatttaaaatgcataaataattttataagattaatgttttaaatatttttgaacacacaagttaaaaatgttgggaaaaatgcaatacttttaaatatgaaaccaaaCCACCAGTAAATGGCGGtaaattactgttttaatgAGCGAGTTATTAGTCTTTCATtgaaatggctgattcattcaaaacgaggcgctgatcaaaagcatgatgggaaacgactgactgacgacacatcTTAATGCGCATTGGTTCacacaaccgtgatgctgcgttctcttctaaaatgttttatttttttaatctgatttcatgctattatgtatttaaattgtgcatgaatattcccaaacactatgacagtgtgatctctgtgtgagatatgtgattgttgtcatattttctataaaaatctaaaatacatgttagaattaaaataaaaaaggatgataaatacgcctttcgtatggaattaaatagcaagcactttgagtgtcttgttcatcatatttatattcatataaaagcaacagaactgaaattatatcatgtctctcagcagcacagcatatgagtgagaataacgcgatatctgcctttgatctcgtaggtatctgcTCCACTTggagagggcagaactgtctgtcttgactgcgcttattccactcctcccctcactgcagccgcctacatttcaggcgaggccaggcgcatctcaaacaatgaCTGGgttactgaatcattgacttacttgattcgttcaaaaatgTGGATTCATTCAGTATCAAAACACGGCCGTGTTGCTCGgagacacaaaacagttctgctgtggctttgattGAAACTTCGTCAGCGAACttgagcaaaaacagtaaatattgtATTACAAATTGCAAACTTTGTGTCTGCTTAACTCACAATGAAGAATTTCCACGCCGACGACATGTTTACATCCGTCAAAACGGACCGTCTGTGAGATGAGGTGTGTTCGGTTAAAGCAGCAGCGCGCAGACCTGGATTGTATTTCCATTTCTAGTTAAGCAGGAACAGTATTTTACATTAcgaaataaaaatgctaaaaggTTTTGTTCAGAAGATAAGGAGCACTGtgctaatgaaaataaatgttcaatgACATGAAACAAGTCGCGCTTGAATCAAATACAGCTAAAGGTGTTGcctaaacatttcatttcagaaCATGTTGTACTTTGTACAAAATTAAAGATTAAGGAAGGATTActaatgtttaataaattaacTTACCACAACATCGCCTTCTCGGAGAATCTCAACGGTCGTCACGTTCAGCCTGAAGAAGTGACCAGCGCCATTGTCAGAAGCGCGGGTAGATTAGACAGGAAGTGTAATACCGAATGTTTATTGAGAAATGTAtttggtttcattaaaaatatattggaAAGAAATAATTACGGTATTTACCAGTTagcaacataaaaaagaaaaaaatcaggaaaccaaattaaaactaaaaatgttgactttatttttttcaactgATTTGGAGTTTATGGAGGATTTGAATAATGGATTAAGATGGTAAATTGAGTAGTAAAACTGTTACAAATGTAAAACGTACTGGAAACATGTTTACAACTTCATTGTACGACAATGTTGTCAATTCACATTCAAAACAGCGCTGGTTTTAATAGCATTTTAAAGCTTGCAAAAATATGGTGTTTAATGCAATGCAAATCACATATGACCATGTTTTTGAGCTGAATCATATAAGTAGCAGCAAAAAACAGAACTAGGACGCATGGAGGGAAAGTGTAATGAACAGCAATGACTACACGTGGCTTTTAGGGCATTTAATTGGGACATTTTAATATCCCAGGTGATGACGTAATGACGTGTTGATTTCAAAGAATCACTAAAACGGTTCATTGTAAAGAACTGTTCAAAAGAACCGACTCCCGTGAATCAGTCACTCCTCACTATGCTAGTTTTGATTCGTGCTGCCTGGTGCTCAGCTCCGCCCTCGACTATCCGCACTGCTTGCTTGTGTTCGGCGCTGTTCAGGGTGAGTGAGTGGAGCACTGCGGTCGGTGTGGGACAGGCGCATAGCAACGGGGCTCTGGACGGTAAACTCAACAGATGAAGAAATGACTTCTGCTCATGCTCTGAGGTTTTTAAGCGCGACAGCTGATTGATTGTCAGGTTATCGTATGACCAGTGTGAAGAGAACGCTGGAGATAGTGGGTTTACGGTTCCCGCAGCAGACGCGCAAGTTGTTGTCAGTATTGCAGGTCAGGGAGCGAGCGAGTGAGTTTGGGTTGGAGTTAGCTTGCTGATACGCTAACCTTATACGCTTTTAAATTCATCGCAGCTTGGAAATATGGCTTTGCGAGCGAGAGCACTGTATGACTTTAATTCAGAAAACCCAGGAGAGATATCTGTGAAAGAGCAGGAGATTGTAACTCTGTACAGCGAGCAGGACATTGAGGGCTGGCTGGAGGGGATGAACAGCAGAGGGGAGAGAGGGCTCTTGCCTGCGTCCTACGTCGAGATATTGAGCAATGACACCGTCTTGTCTTTTAACAACAACTCTCGATATGCCAACATTCCCACTGGTGGTTTTGACTTAAAAAATCAGACTCAAGAGAGCTACAGCACTGCACCAGCATCCAGCTTCACAGCCTACCCTCCACTACctcagcaacaacaacaacatcatccAGGGACTCCAGCCAGTGATGACGACTGGGATGATGACTGGGATGATCACTCATCTGTAGCTGATGAACCAGGGGTTGTTGGTGGAGGATATAGGAATTATGAAGGAAACGGACCCTCTAGCTACAGCATCTCCACCTCCTCCATGCCTAGAGGTGCACAGCAAGCCAAAAGTTCAGCAACGGTCAGCAAGAATCTGAACAGGTTCTCCACTTTCGTGAAGTCAGGCGGTGAGGCTTTTGTGCTGGGGGAAGCGTCCGGCTTTGTGAAGGATGGGGATAAAATCTGCGTTGTGATGGGTCAGTACGGTCCGGAGTGGCAGGAGAACCCGTACCCTTTTACTTGCACTATTGATGACCCCACCAAGCAGACCAAATTCAAAGGCATGAAGAGTTACATTTCCTACAAGCTGACACCCACCCACATGCAGAGCCAAGTCAATAGAAGATATAAGCATTTCGATTGGCTCTATGCCAGATTGGTGGAGAAGTTTCCTGTCATTTCAGTGCCGCACATCCCTGAAAAACAAGCCACTGGCCGCTTCGAAGAAGACTTCATTTCGAAAAGGAGAAGAGGGTTGATATGGTGGATGAATCATATGACCAGCCACCCTGTACTAGCCCGGTGTGACGTTTTCCAGCACTTCCTCACCTGCTCCAGCACGGATGAAAAATCTTGGAAGCAGGGGAAGAGGAAAGCCGAGAAGGACGAGATGGTCGGTGCTAACTTCTTCCTCACCATCAGCACTCCAGCAGCCCCTCTTGACCTGCAAGACGTTGAAAGCAGGATTGACGGATTCAAGGCTTTCACCAAGAAAATGGATGATAGCGTAATCCAAGTCAATGCCACTCTCAGCGAGTTCGCAAGGAAGCAGATAGCTGGGTTTAAGAAAGAGTATCAGAAAGTGGGACTGTCTTTTAAGTATCTAAGCCAAGCGTTCGAGATGGACCAGCAGTCGTACTCGGTCGATTTGAACCAAGCAATTGCATACACGGGGGAAGCCTATGAAGCTATTGGAGACTACTTTGTGGAGCAGCCTAAACAAGATGTGGACCCATTAATGGATTTGTTAGCCCTGTACCAAGGACACCTTACCAACTACCCTGATATCATCCATGTACAGAAAGGTATGCATTCgcttatttaattgtattatcaTAATAGAAATATGCATGAAACTGTGTTTAGCCTGAGATCAGTGGGTATAACAGGGTCACCTGCTCTCAGAATAGTTTGCGTTGCTTGACTGATTTGTTTGAATTGAAGTGCCACTGATGAGTTCATTGGCCATCCTGGTTTCGTCTGACTGCTGAGTCACATGGGGTGAGCGGTTGCTGACGTgctttgtgtgtttttcctgTGGCTGGTAAATCAGCCACATACAATGACAAAGACTGAAACTATTGACGTACTGCATTGTTCAAGGAAGGTTGACAGAGGAGTTTCAGTACACATGCAATCATTCAGTGAATGGCATTGATTTGAACATGTTATTGTGACACATTTCTGACACTTAACAGCTGATAATGTCCTTGATCGTATTACAAAACGAGagtcttttatttcattttatttcagattaaaAGCGTAAaggaatgctttattttttttaatctgaaatCATGATGCTCCTGAATACAAATAAGGTCGTCTGAGGGTGCAGGAAGTGTAACGGTCACACCTTCAGCTGGTTGATTAACTGCTTGAATATTTATGatgcttacattaacatttgCAGAGTTCCTACAGTCTGAGATCATTATTTAGATAGACTTCCTTTTTTGGCTCAGTCATTTTTAAGATGGAACCAATAGCTTGTAATGTAGCTCTCATAAAATGCATGATATCACATACATTCTTCAATCAAGacattgttcattttaaacaggAGTGATTAtaaagtgtgtgttttattgtcTTTTCTCAGTTTTGCTGCAGTTACATCATGAAGTAGACATGGTGTGTAACAAAATGAAATGGCCAAACAAAAATCCAAGGCTTCATTTTTGCCGTActaaaaagaatatataaaggggaaaaaaatacatatacactaccattcagaagttttggggtcagtaagattttttttttttttcaatacctttttcaccaagacatttaaatattttataatatagcATTTATATACTGATTGTctgg
This genomic window contains:
- the snx18a gene encoding sorting nexin-18a; the protein is MALRARALYDFNSENPGEISVKEQEIVTLYSEQDIEGWLEGMNSRGERGLLPASYVEILSNDTVLSFNNNSRYANIPTGGFDLKNQTQESYSTAPASSFTAYPPLPQQQQQHHPGTPASDDDWDDDWDDHSSVADEPGVVGGGYRNYEGNGPSSYSISTSSMPRGAQQAKSSATVSKNLNRFSTFVKSGGEAFVLGEASGFVKDGDKICVVMGQYGPEWQENPYPFTCTIDDPTKQTKFKGMKSYISYKLTPTHMQSQVNRRYKHFDWLYARLVEKFPVISVPHIPEKQATGRFEEDFISKRRRGLIWWMNHMTSHPVLARCDVFQHFLTCSSTDEKSWKQGKRKAEKDEMVGANFFLTISTPAAPLDLQDVESRIDGFKAFTKKMDDSVIQVNATLSEFARKQIAGFKKEYQKVGLSFKYLSQAFEMDQQSYSVDLNQAIAYTGEAYEAIGDYFVEQPKQDVDPLMDLLALYQGHLTNYPDIIHVQKGALTKVKDSQKHVEEGKMEGQQADGIRERCNIISFATLAEIQHFHHTRVRDFKSQMQHYLQQQISFFQKVTGKLEEALQKYDNA